The region TGCAGTTGGATATGTGGGTGGGGTCTAGACTACACACTTGGGACTCTGGCATTCAGGCAGGACAGGGAGACCCCCAAGGAAAGGAGTGTGTTCAAGAAGGAAATCAAGGACTTAAAAAGAAtggagggggggctggggttgtgctcggCGGTGGAGTGCgcacctggcatgcacaaggcgctgggtccatcctcagcaccacataaatgtaaaataaagacattgtgtccacctaaaacttaagaataaacattttttaaaatggagtgtCTCCTATGAGCTGGACACTGTGGCCAGGCATGGGAGCCACCCAAGGGTCCCCATCCCTTGCATGCTTTACAGCCCAGCCCGGGAGGGGAAATAAACAGTGGGACAGATGTGGACGAGCAGACATCAGTAATTTGAGTTGGGGAATGGCCCTGTATAAAAACAGGCTGCATGGTGTGACAGCAGGAGCCAACAGACTTCTGTAAATTAGCGAGTACGCATCTTCATCTTCGAGGGTCACTCAGTCTAGTCCCAACTAATCTTGGCCCTCGTAGTTCCTGAGGGCAGCCATAGGTGACGTGCAAATGGGTGGGCGTGTtccaatatttacaaaaacaggtgtTGAGTGGGATTTGACACAGGGGCTGCTAACCCCTGTAATAGAGAATGGCAGGGGACCCTCATTGGATGCAGTTGTCAGCACAGGCTTCCCTGACTGGGGAACCTGTAGATGGGCCCTGGAAAGACAAGGAGCCAGCCAGCTGGTCAGCCAAGACTCCAGCATTCCAGGCAAAACACACTGCCGTACAAAGGCCCTGTGGTGGGAAAGATGTTTGGGTTTGTCTCGAGAAATAAAAAGCCAgtatgaggaggaggaagaagatgaatGAGGTTTGAGTTTCAAAGGTAGATGAAGTTGTGGACCCTGGCTGGTTATGCTAGGAAGCAGCCTGAATCTTAAGAGCAGGGAGAAGTTACATAATGGGTTTTCAATAGCCAACAGCATCTCTTTTGCCTAAAAAAGGAAGTCCCAACCAGCTCAAAAACAAAATGAGCTGggtttggtggtgcacacctgtaattccagtgaattggaagactgaggcaggagggtcacaagttcaatgccagcctcaccaacttagcagtactgtctcaaaatataaaaagggctgtggatgtggctccatgtttaggaacccctggtttcaatcctgggttaaaaaaaatacacccaGAGAATGGGTTCTCAGAGGTTCAGCCTGAGAATGGGTTCTCAGAGGTACAGCCTGAGAATGGGCTCTCAGAGGTACAGCCAGAGAATGGGTTCTCAGAGGTACAGCCTGAGAATGGGCTCTCAGAGGTACAGCCTTCCTGGTTGTGCATGGGAAAggtgaggctgaggccagagggtGAAGGCAGATGTGGGGTTGGGTGTGGTTTCTGTCCCTTTCTCTGGttctctgtcccctccctgggcctctgtgcCCTCTGTCTCTTGTGGTCGTTACCTctaccctctctgggcctctgtctccttcccaggtcccttcctctgctctctgggactcACTCTCTCCTTCTGTGTCACTTTTAGTTGTCTGTACCCCACGTTTCTCTGCACCTCGTGGCCTTTGGTTCCAAGGACTATGTGTGTTCCACCTCTTTGAGTCTTTCTCCATCAGGCGGAGTTTGCCAAAGACCTTAGAGTTCACGTTCCATTTGTCCCATTAGAGGGGTGCCCCGGGACCCCCCACTCGTGGCTGTTCTCACACCCAGTCTCGCGGGTCTCCCCTCTTCAGCTCGGTGTCGGGACTGAAGCAGACCTTGTTGGCTGAATCCGGGGCTCTGACCAGCTACAGCCACCAGGTGTTCTCAGCCTGGGACTTTGGCCTCCGTGGGGACGAGAATGTGCGGCTCCGCCAGGGCATCATTCTGTATGAGTTGCAGGTGCGCTTGAGGTAGGGCGGGGGCCACAACTCCCTAAGGACCGGAGGGACCGAGCTGAGAAGACACTGGGCCTAACCCTGTGATAGGGCTTTCGGAGAGAAGCGGGTCAGAGATTCTTCTAAGGAGGGAGGTCGTGGGTATGGCAGAGCTGAGGAGCATGGTGTGACAACAGGGTTGCCTGAGGCTGAGCAGTGCAGAAACAAGTACCCAGCAGAACAccttggttcaaagtggactggtGGCTTGGCCAGAGCGGGATTGGAGCTCCAGGCAGGAAGTGCAGGGCGGGAGTCTTGAGAGGGGGCCTGAATGGTCCTATGTAGGGTCAGGAGTGGGTGGAACTGGGACAACAAGAGACCCTTAGCTGGTAGGTGAGGAGTGCATCCGTTCAACTTGAGGAGGGGCTCTGGGCAGCCCCCAGAACTGAGGAGATGGAGCCCCCGGGAACGTCTCTCCTGGCCTCAGGTGGAACTGGAGGAAGCAGTGGTCCGACGCCAGGCTGCGGCTCGGACACTGGGCCAGCAAGCCAAGGTGTGGCTGGTGCGTGCACTACTCAACCTGCTGGTGTTGGCGCTCCTGGCGGCGGCCTTTTACGGTGTCTACTGGGCCACAGGATACACCGTGGAGCTGCAGGTGTCAAGGGTCTTGGGGAAGGAGCGTCCCAGGGCCCTGGAACCTACATTTCCAAGGATGGAGGGCTGTGGGGGGAACCGAGGCCTAGGATTCCTGGAATCTTAGGAGCACAGGGGCGGAGGAGGTGTTTGGACCCTGGACTCAATGGCCCTGAGGGAAGAGGAGGCTGGGGGGGAACCTTAGGCATGGCTCTTTGCTTGGTTTGTCCTCCTTCCCAGGAGATGTCCCTTGTGCAGCAGACCCCACTGCTAAAGCTTGTAGTGAATTATCTTCCGTCCATCTTCATCTCCGTGGTCAACTTCGTGCTGCCGTTTGTGTTCAAGCTGATCGCCCCACTGGAGGGCTACACTCGGAGCCGCCAGATCGTTTTTATCCTGCTCAGGTTCCAGCCtcctgggatggggctgggggtggtggaATGGCAGCGGTCAGGATGTTGGCTCTGCAAATGAGACGGGAAATCCCACGGATATGGGATCCAGGGGTTCTGGATTCAAAATCGGATcacactgagcctcagtttcttcacctgtgaAACGGGgaaaatcctcctcctcctttgcgTGGCAGGACTGTGTTTCTGCGCCTTGCATCCCTGCTGGTCCTGCTCTTCTCCCTCTGGAGTCAGATCACTTGCGGGGGCGACGCCCAGGCTGAGGACTGCAAGACCTGCGGCTATAATTACAAGGAGCTTCCGGTGAGAAGCTCCCGGGGCTGGAAGCTTCAAATCATGGATCCCTGGAGGAAAGGAGGAGCTGGGTGAAGGGGACCTGATGTCCAGGTTGGGAGGCGGGAGGAGCCTGGGTTGCTCTCTAGGGGTGGATGCTTGGGAAGAGGGAGGGCCCCGAGAATGCACCGGTTGCGCCCGACAGCCTGGCTCCCTGCCGCGGCTTCttcctttttcagtgctgggagaCTCGTCTGGGCCAGGAGATGTACAAACTCCTCATCTTTGATTTTCTGAGCGGCCTGGCGCTCACGCTGCTCGTCCAGTTTCCTCGGAAGTGAGAGCCCGCCCCTCCCGTGGCTCCGCCTCTCCGGGAGCAGGCCCCGCCCTCAAGGCGCTGTACTCCCTGCTCGCCCCGCCGCTGGGGACCCGGGGCCGGGCTGAGTGCTGAGACCCGGCCGCCTGGTGCTCGGGGGTTCCTTCCCTCCGACCCCGCCCCGCGCTCCTTTCCGATTGGCGGCTGGGGCCTTGGGGGCGGGGAAACCTGCCGGCGCGTCTCTCACCGCCTGGCCCGCTCCCCCTGCAGGCTGGTTTGTGGCTTCTGTCCTGGGGCGCTGGGTCGAGTCGCCGGGACCCAGGAGTTCCAGGTGCCCGACGAGGTGCTGGGACTTATCTACGCCCAGACGGTGGTCTGGGTGGGGAGCTTTTTCTGCCCTTTACTGCCCCTGCTCAACACGGTCAAGTTCCTGCTGCTTTTCTATCTGAAGAAGGTGAGTGAGAAGGACCCAGCCAACAAGTACTGGGACCACCCCGGAGGCTGGACGAGGATGCCAGGTGCTCTGACTACTGGGTCCTGAGAGCGCTGGAGGGCAGAAGAAGGGGTCTAGGGCATCCCGTCATCTAGGTCTCCGCCATTAGAATTCAGGTTCCTTGGtacagcctggggtggggggcaggactCTAGGGTAGGAAAAAAGGATAAGTGAGCGACTCTTGGGTCTCAGAACCCCTTTTCCAACCTTCTTTGCCAGGTCACCCTCTTCTTCACCTGCTCTCCAGCCTCCCGCACCTTCCGGGCCTCCACCGCgaatttctttttccctctggTCCTTCTCTTGGGTCTGGCCATCTCTGCTGTCCCGGTGTTTTACAGCATATTCCAGTGAGTGGGAGCGGTTCCTGCCCCCTTCTTCTACCCTCACTCAGGGTTCTGATTCTGGTCCTATTGAGCCCAGCCTGTCTCTGCCTCCAGGATCCCACCTTCTAAGGCGTGCGGTCCATTCCGGGGGAAGTCATCCATCTGGGCCCAGATCCCTGAATCCATTGACAGCCTCCCTCAGACCACCcagaattttctcttctttctggggACCCAGGCTTTTGCTGTGCCTCTCCTGCTGATCTCCAGGTGAGGGGACACAGACTCCTCAGTTTGAATATGTGATCTGGGGTCCCATTACCTGTGTCCTCAAGATATCCTAGAAAGAAGGGACAGGGGTATGAATTCCTGAGTCTGAGGGAGGTGGGTTGGGGCCTGGATTGCTTGGTCCTAAGGAAGAGTTGGGGCTTGGTACTAGATTCCTGGGTCTTGAGAGGAGGAGAATGGGGTCTTGCTCTCCTGGGcgtgagaggaggggtgggacCCTGGAGTCCTTGCTCCTAAGGAAGAGGAGGGTCTAGAAGACTGAATTCCTGAATCTGAAGGAGGAGGGGGTCTTGGAGTCTTCCCCCGCCCCTTCTTTTCAgcactgggattgaacacaggggcgcTCTATAACTAAGCTACatttccccatccccagccctttttatttctgcctcccgagtagctggaattacaggtgttcaccactgcaTCCTGCCTAAATACCTAGATCAGGACGTGTGTCTGTGGTGCCTGTTCTGTGTTGCTGGGGATTCAACCTGGGGCCTGGCTCATGCGTGCCAGTCTCTGTTTTTTAATGAGACATAGGGTGAAGATAATCTAAGAGAGTTTCTGGAGAGGTTTCCATTCCTTTCTCCCTTAGCATCCTGATGGCGTATACCGTGGCCCTAGCTAACTCTTATGGACGCCTCATCTCTGAGCTCAAACGCCAGATAAAGACGGTGAGCCAGGCCAGTCCCTGGGAAGGGCTCCTTGGGGACATGGAAAGTGGCATGGGGGAGAGAAGGTGTGTCTCACCTTCACCTCTCTTGACCCCAGGAAGCGCAGAATAAAGTCTTCCTGGCACAGCGGACAGTGGCAATGAGCTCCGCCAAAGGGACTTCGACCAGCGTGTCTCGGGATGATGTCCCACCGTGAGGCCCAGACTTTCCCCAGAAATTATGACGGCCTCCCAGCCCTGTCACGAGATTTCCAGAGCTTCCGCTGCCAAGTACGGACGGTCTAATTGAACCTTCTGATCACTTTAATAAACAGGGTTGAGGCTCCTGAGCGCTCTTTCAAACCTGAGTCCTGAAGTCTGGGGTAGGGCTTTGCCCCGGGACTAGCCAATCGGGTGTATGGGCATGCGTGTCGGCGCGTAGGGCTAGACGGCATGCCAGCCAATCGGCGGCCGCTTCCGGTAGCGTCAGGGGCAGGGCCGCTTGACAATCCCGACAAGAGCTGTCGCCAGGCATACAAAACTCCCAATGTCTGGGATTGGCTGTGATGGAGCGTGTCTCGGCCAATCACCTTTCTCTACGGACTTGGAGGGGCGGTGCTAATTGACCTCAACCAAACCGTGGCCGAGGTAGGGAACAGGGCGGGGCATCTCCTGCCAATTGGAAGTGCTAGAAGGCGGGTCTGCCAGTCTGTGTACAGCTACAGCACCATGAACATCTTGCCCAAGAAGAGCTGGCATGTTCGGAATAAGGACAATGTCGCCCGCGTGAGGCGTGACGAAGCTCAGgccagggaagaagaaaaggagcgTGAGCGGAGGGTACTGCTAGCTCAACAAGAGGTAAGCTTCGAGTACGGGCGGCCAGTCGCACCGGCGTCGCGGGCAGGAAACGGAAGTGGGAGATGCGCAGGCGCGGTGCGCTGGTACTTGACGCCGCTCCAGCTTTTggcgacttttttttttttgctagcttCTAAGCCCACTTCCGCAAATCCTCTAGAAATTTCTGGTCTtgattctcccccccccccccccgatgTGTTTGCAGTGTTCAGAGCCTGCCTCAGAGTAGGAGCTTAATAATtagttgttgaataaataaacgaATCtgtaaaaatgcatttcaaagaAGTCACTTTTTAACCAGTTTGCCTGCGCACCCTATTTGTGTGCTCAGTTTGTGCAGACCACTTGATTTCCGAATCTTAAGCGCTGAGTTCTCAGAGGGGGTTGTCTTCTTGCACGAAGCGAGGTAGCTTCAGAGAGGAAGGCAAAGGAAGAGAGAACAGTGGCACAAGCCAGGTTCCACTTCACTGGACGGGCCCTTTCCTTGAACTGCTTTCCGGAcgcaagtttgttttttttttttcctgttgtttttgtactggggattggactcagggacactctacctaCTAAACTACATTCCCACCACCCTCCGGGCTTTTTAGACAGGTctcacttaagttgctgaggctggcctcaaacttaagatcctcctgccatagcttcctgagtctctaggattagAAGCATGGACCACCACACTCAACTCAGAGGCTTTCTTTATAGCTCCTAAATTTGTTTGGTTTACACCTAATTCCTCAGCTAATCTGATTCTCAGTGGTGGCTGGAGAGGCGGTGGCAATCGGGGGTTTTAAAATTCTCGTTTCTCAGTATAAATTACTAATCATTTTGGGGTAGTGACTTGATACAATGCCTGGGATTTAGAGCGTTTGCCCTGAAGCAATCTGACTACATTCATAACCATTGTaaaccaccaccactaccaccaaatCTAACCcaagggcctcactcatgctaaactggggctggaccactgagctgcacctctaGCCcaatagatgatttttttttttcctcctctctttgtggtactggagattgaaaccagggactcaaacatgctaggcaaatgctccactaCCAATCTACATCTGCAGCCGACATTAAATTTTGGAATAGGGTCTTGCTAGTTGTCCTAGCTGGCCTCCAGCTTGcattccctgcctcagccttcccagtatGTGGGATTACAAGCACTACCATGCCTGGGTCCTGTACCTGTTTTTATCCAGACTGGAATCCTTTTTGGTTTAGGCCAGGGATCTTTTTCCACCTGTCCTTGATAACCTCACCATTTACTATTTTCACTCATGCTGAGACAGGTGCCTCTTCTGGGTCCCAGTGCCTGTGTTCTCTCTTGTAGCCCCCAGCATGATGGACCGCTATGCTTTCTGCAGTCAGAACATTTGAGTACCCTTGAGTGACCTGTAGGTTTTGCATATCCTGCCTATAATTCTTTCCCCACAGGCTCGCACAGAGTTCCTAAGGAAGAAAGCCAGGCATCAGAATTCACTGTCTGAACTTGATGCAGCAGAGGCAGGAGCTCCAAGGTCTGGCCCTGTGGACCTGTTCCGGGATTTgctggaggaagggaaaggggtgACCAGAGGCAATAAAGACTATGAGGAAGAAAAACGACAGGAAAAAGTAAGCTGGCTTCATCTGTGTCATCAGAGGGATACTGAAGAGAGCTGGGAGACATTTTGGTCCCGGGCTGTGACTGAGCATTAAGAAGCATAGTGAAAGAAATAATCACAGAACATTTGCAATAGGCTGGAACATAGTGCCTAGGACACTGGTTATTCCTGTGGGGCACTCACAGTCCTGGTTAGTAGATGATGGAGGTGGTGctgatgttttttattttggggtaccagagatggaaccccagggcactcaacccctgagccacatccccagcccttttttgtatttcattcattGACAaagttttgctgagttgcttaaggccttgctaaattgctaaggctggctttgaactagcaatcctcctgcctcagcctcctgagctgctgggattacaggcgtgcaaaaatgcatcaccacacccagcttcttaaacttttaaaatgtgaatcagACCCTGCCACTCTATAGCTCTCTGGCATTTCCATCATTCTGAGATTGTTATTCCCCAACCTTCACCACTGTGCTTTCAGCTGTCTCCCCAAAGCCTGCCTTTGAActcagagagagctctgccccaTCCTCCCATTTACCTGCTTGGTACTACATTTGCCACTGGTGCCTACATCAGGAGTTCAGCCTGTTTGTATTCGGCCTTAGCACATGATAGCTGACTGATGATTGGCCCTTGGTTTCCAGTGGTGGAATGACTGGTTATGTctccccagggccttgtgctctGGGTAGGAAATGCCCTCGGTTTCTCTGTTACCACATCTAGAGCTCCCTGAGGAACTCAAGTTCTATCAAcatctcttctgttttctggctCCCTCAGGAGAGGCAAGAAAAAGCGCTGGGCATCCTAACATACCTGGGCCAGAGTGCAGCAGAGGCCCAGACTCAACCCCCTTGGTACCAGCTCCCACCAAAGCGAGGGGGTTCCCCAACAGGCTCAGGCACAGATGAGAAGATCAAGAGCCGACTAGACCCCTTACAGGAGATGCAGAAACATCTGGGGAAGAAGAGAAGGCACAGCAGTGAAGAACGAGGTCACaacagaaagggaaaaatggaagaatctGAGAAGCAGCGGCCCAAACagtaagaaaaagataaatgcagGGCAGACCATTCCAGACAGAATGTGGCAGTAGCCCTGCTTGGGCACCACAGCTGATATGGCAGGTGGGGTAGGAAGTAGTTCTCAACATGTGGTCCAGGGACCCCAAGTTCCAAAAAAGCCCTCTGGAGTCCTGTAGTGTCAAGCTGCTTTTTCATGATGTGAGATGTCTTTGCTCTGATTGCTTGATGTTATGAACACTTGCGTCCaaaatttgtttcatttctaCTCCAGTATGTAAACTTAAAAACTGAGGAAATCaaagatttttaagaatataaaagggTCCTGAGACCAAAACATTTGAGAATCACTGGGTTAGAGAATAAAAGCAGGCTTGTGTCCTCAAGATGCTAGATCCCAAGTGCAGGGGGCGTTTCCAACTACAATTTGATTTACCTCACAAGAGGAAACCAGTCCAGAGGTTTCCCTGTTCTCCCCAGGATGCTACTCTGCACTTGATCTCGGTTGGGGTGTGTGGGGTACAGAGGGCACCTGCTTTTAGGACTGGGGAGAATAGAAGCCCACAAAAGGGTGGGCAGAGACTTCCTCATGGTGTTCCTGTACCAGGTGGCTTCAAGAGCTGAAGCATCAGCCTGAGACATAGGGGCTCCTGGTGGTAGAGGTGAGAGGGCTGCCCTGCTTTCTGACCTTGCTTCTCTTCCCTAGGCCCCCATCCCTGGACCAGCTTCGAGCTGAGCGTCTTCGGCGGGAAGTGGCTGAGAGGGCTCGGGCTGAGGCCCTGCTGGCCCGGATCCAAGGCAGGGTACCCCAGGAGGGTCAGCCAGAGGAAGAGATAGATGATAGACGCCGGCGGTACAACTCCCAGTTCAACCCCCAGCTAGCCCGGCGGCCCCGCCAGCAGGATCATCTTGCTCACTGACTCCTGAGGGGGTACAGGAGAGGCTGTGCTGCCAGCCGTCATATAAAactatttattcataaatattttccaaaatgaaaataggTTTACCAAAAAATGTCCCtcactggggaggggaggagggggcagcCCTCGCCCCCGGGGCCCCCAGGGTGGGgctgagaggaagagaaaacctCCCGgccctctccctgcttcctgggggAGGGGGTGCCCCATGGCCTGGGGCCTCCCCAGTCTTCCAGGGCAGGGCCCTCACCTGGGCAGGGGGATCAGCATGCGGGGGAAGGGTCAGGTAGAGGGGGCCGGTGTCACTGGAGGTCCCGGTCCTCCAGGTAGCGGTACTCAAAGGTGAAGCCTTCCTTCTTCCGCTGGCCCCACTTCTCGTAGTCAAAGTAGATGTAGGTGCCCTGGCCAGGGGAGAAGGTGGTCAGTGAGTGAATGAGGTGGTGGACTGGGAGCTGGGTCAGACCAACTGCCCCACATGCACACGCAATTCCACTCCACCTCAGTGGTCTAGATAGCAAATGTCACCATGGTACAGGGGTGTGTGCACCCCAGTCAGGCCTCTACCCAGGCCTGTCTGCAAAGCTCCCCCTGCTTTCAGATGGCTGCAGCCGTGGAGCATCTCCCGAGTGCCCAATACAGATGTAAAGGCCTAGTGTGGAGTCTCCACAAAGAACCTAAGGCCACAGGTACCATCGCCGTTGCCTAGAGCTCCCAACATGCTCAGAGTCTACATTCCAAGTGCTCTGCAGGGACACTTTATTGTGACAGTGATAGTGTGGGAATTTCTAAATGACTGGATGCCCTAGAATGTACTGATGTAAAGGACCAAACTAGGATGGGACACAAAGTCAGCAGTCAAGCGATCAAGGTTGGAGAAGAGCTAGGTCCTGAGTGAGGGTCTGAAATGCTTCAAAGAAAGCAGCCTGGAGATCAGAGGAGCAGGATGGAATTTGGTGAGGACAAGGATCACTGAAGGGGCTTGACATCTGGGAGACATTTGTGGAGGAAAACCACTGTGGAACACACCAAattaaagtaactttaaaaaaaaaaaaatgtcccccaACACCACTGTGCAGCAGGCACCATTAGTACTTACATGTTATTAGCTCATTTCATCCTTGTACAACTGCGGGGAGGGGTCCTATTACCCCATTTTTACAAATAAGATGACAGAATAGAATAAGGGACTTGCCTGCCCAAGGTCAGCCAGCTGGAGCTGGGCtcaaactcaggaggctgactaCAAGATGTTTCCTAGGGGCTAATTGTTGGAACGTGAGAAGGCCACCTTGACAGCCTCCCTAGTGTCTGCTGAGCCCCTGCTG is a window of Ictidomys tridecemlineatus isolate mIctTri1 chromosome 15, mIctTri1.hap1, whole genome shotgun sequence DNA encoding:
- the Tmc4 gene encoding voltage-gated chloride channel TMC4 isoform X1, which codes for MEENRTWDPDAWGPSGEQPAPQKARGGQSLASVLHQLPSAATLRYRGPGVLPWGTLEEEDEDGERSRQASAEAIQSELRDPRPSQELPWPMRARRAHRKSRAREQVALGSGPRTAHWARLLPRSKEKMKEGLRRLQPWAWTLKRIGGQFGGGTESYFSLLRFLLLLNLLASVLQACMTLLPTWLEGAPPGPPGPGSSSPCGSYSPHTQGLVSFPTQLFNLLSGEGYLEWSPLFYGFYPPRKYLAVTYLCSVFAVSLICLLLTLHRSVSGLKQTLLAESGALTSYSHQVFSAWDFGLRGDENVRLRQGIILYELQVELEEAVVRRQAAARTLGQQAKVWLVRALLNLLVLALLAAAFYGVYWATGYTVELQEMSLVQQTPLLKLVVNYLPSIFISVVNFVLPFVFKLIAPLEGYTRSRQIVFILLRTVFLRLASLLVLLFSLWSQITCGGDAQAEDCKTCGYNYKELPCWETRLGQEMYKLLIFDFLSGLALTLLVQFPRKLVCGFCPGALGRVAGTQEFQVPDEVLGLIYAQTVVWVGSFFCPLLPLLNTVKFLLLFYLKKVTLFFTCSPASRTFRASTANFFFPLVLLLGLAISAVPVFYSIFQIPPSKACGPFRGKSSIWAQIPESIDSLPQTTQNFLFFLGTQAFAVPLLLISSILMAYTVALANSYGRLISELKRQIKTEAQNKVFLAQRTVAMSSAKGTSTSVSRDDVPP
- the Leng1 gene encoding leukocyte receptor cluster member 1: MNILPKKSWHVRNKDNVARVRRDEAQAREEEKERERRVLLAQQEARTEFLRKKARHQNSLSELDAAEAGAPRSGPVDLFRDLLEEGKGVTRGNKDYEEEKRQEKERQEKALGILTYLGQSAAEAQTQPPWYQLPPKRGGSPTGSGTDEKIKSRLDPLQEMQKHLGKKRRHSSEERGHNRKGKMEESEKQRPKQPPSLDQLRAERLRREVAERARAEALLARIQGRVPQEGQPEEEIDDRRRRYNSQFNPQLARRPRQQDHLAH
- the Tmc4 gene encoding voltage-gated chloride channel TMC4 isoform X2; its protein translation is MEENRTWDPDAWGPSGEQPAPQKARGGQSLASVLHQLPSAATLRYRGPGVLPWGTLEEEDEDGERSRQASAEAIQSELRDPRPSQELPWPMRARRAHRKSRAREQVALGSGPRTAHWARLLPRSKEKMKEGLRRLQPWAWTLKRIGGQFGGGTESYFSLLRFLLLLNLLASVLQACMTLLPTWLEGAPPGPPGPGSSSPCGSYSPHTQGLVSFPTQLFNLLSGEGYLEWSPLFYGFYPPRKYLAVTYLCSVFAVSLICLLLTLHRSVSGLKQTLLAESGALTSYSHQVFSAWDFGLRGDENVRLRQGIILYELQVELEEAVVRRQAAARTLGQQAKVWLVRALLNLLVLALLAAAFYGVYWATGYTVELQEMSLVQQTPLLKLVVNYLPSIFISVVNFVLPFVFKLIAPLEGYTRSRQIVFILLRTVFLRLASLLVLLFSLWSQITCGGDAQAEDCKTCGYNYKELPCWETRLGQEMYKLLIFDFLSGLALTLLVQFPRKLVCGFCPGALGRVAGTQEFQVPDEVLGLIYAQTVVWVGSFFCPLLPLLNTVKFLLLFYLKKVTLFFTCSPASRTFRASTANFFFPLVLLLGLAISAVPVFYSIFHILMAYTVALANSYGRLISELKRQIKTEAQNKVFLAQRTVAMSSAKGTSTSVSRDDVPP